TGTAAATTATACTAATCTAGAATTTAATGCCATCGCAGCGCTTCTTTGGAGAGCTCCGCTAAGGTGATCGCAATGCCCTTTAACTCCCGCTGTAGCTATCTGGTATCACTCTTCCTTGTAGTGCCATGTGCCATGCCATTCGGATGCAAGCACTTAGTGGGGGTGGTTGTCATCCCAGATACTAGCATAACAACCGGTCATTTGTACGTGACGCATAAGCGGATTTGCGACTACTGGAATTCACACGGCAAGTTGCCTGCCGATTTCGAGGATTTGCCAGTTATCGAAAACCGCGATTGTTCAACGACAGACGGTTGGGGTAGAGAGCTTCTATGGAAATCGGATGGTGCGAGGATTATCGAGGTTTACAGCTTAGGCAAGGATGGGACACCAGGAGGTGCCGGAGAAGATTGCCGTTTTTCCATTATTTTTGATGCAAGTAACCCACACAGGGTACCAGAAGTCAAGGAAGACTAAAGGATTGCATACTCCAAACAGGTATTCCATA
The nucleotide sequence above comes from Bremerella cremea. Encoded proteins:
- a CDS encoding type II secretion system protein GspG → MPFGCKHLVGVVVIPDTSITTGHLYVTHKRICDYWNSHGKLPADFEDLPVIENRDCSTTDGWGRELLWKSDGARIIEVYSLGKDGTPGGAGEDCRFSIIFDASNPHRVPEVKED